Part of the Loxodonta africana isolate mLoxAfr1 chromosome 15, mLoxAfr1.hap2, whole genome shotgun sequence genome is shown below.
CTTTTCTCAATGATTTTATTTAGAGCAactttgacatccttattcctcaggctgtagatcagCGAATTCAGCATTGGCACAATAATggtataaaatataataataaaacataaaatataaaataaaaataatggtatAAAACTTTGCCTTGGTTCAGGGAGCAAACACTTGATGGCTGCAGGTACATGAATACTGCAGAACCATAGAAGATTGTAACAGCTGTGATGTGGGAGCTGCATGTGCTGAAGGCTTTGGACCTGCCCACAGTGGAGCAGATGAGCAGAATGCTGGCAATGATGGAGACATAGGAGGCAAGGATGGTCAAGATAGATGCAAGAATATTAAATGTACTGAAGCAAAAAATTACCCCTTCATTGATATAAGTGCTGGAGCAGGAGAGCTCCAGTAGTGGAAAAAGATCAGAGAAGTAATGGTTGGTTATTTTAGCCTTGCAGAAAACCACTTTAAGCATGCAAAATGTATGAGCTGTGGCACCAATCAAACCCATCATATATACCTCAACTACCAGCCAGGAGCAGACCTGATAAGACATAGTGACATTGTAAAGCAATAGACTACAGATGGCAACATAGCGATCATATGCCATCACAGCTAGCATAGAGCCTTCTGATataataaaaaatgcaaatagGTAGAGCTGAGTCATGCATTCAAGGTAGGAGATGCTGTTCTTTTCTGTCacaaagttcaccagcattttgggGGTAATGACAGTGGAACAGCAGAGATCAGTGAAGGAAAAActgctgaggaaatagtacatgggggtgtgcaggtGAGAACTGAGCCCAATCAGTGTGATCATGCCCAGTTTCGCCAGTGCTGTGACCACATAGActcctaggaagaaaagaaagagaggcaACTGGAGCTCTTGCTTTTCTGTTAGCCCAGCGAGGAGGAACTCAGTCACTGTGGAGTGGTTTCCTGCTGCCATTTACCTCTGGGCAGtttctggaggaagagaagaagaaatttgaGGTAGGTGTTTGTTTAAGCAGTATGAAAAAGATGCAAGTCTTATTCAGGTATCTCCGATTCTCTCTTCTGTCCCTGCTTTATGTTGGAAGTTAAGGACCCTGGGGTTCAAGTGTTATGGATCATGCAAATAAACATCAGGTGGAATTAtatcttcttttatttctgtgcTTTAAGAGTGGGTCATACTACTGACCGGACTCTGAACATTCAAAGAACTATTCTGATGACTTAGAATATTGAGTGTTctgatccctggtggtacaatcgcttagcactgggctgctaaccagaaggttgtcagtgcaaacccacccagtgactctgctgGCGAAAGACCTGgaagtctgattctgtaaagattacagcctagaaaaccatgtggcttgttctactttgtcacatgggatcgATACAAGTTGAAAATTtactcattggcacctaacagcagtgaCAACAACAAAGCACTTTCCATGCCTTATTTGCAATTCTCTCAACTCTTCTGTAGAACAAATCCTACCAGGAAACAGACaggttaccatcaagttgattttgactaatTTCGACCCTatgcgtatcagagtagaactgtgctcccacaggattttcaacggttgatttttttgcaagtagatcaacaggactttcttccaaggcacattaaccatttgcactatccagggattcCACAACAATTACTAGTATACTGATTTTATATATTAGCCTCATAGTGGTTAAATAATGCCCATAGTTAGGCATATTATAAACAAGTGATTGTGTATGAGAGAAGGCCTACTGTCTCTACATGGGTCCATCCCCTTTTCAccatctgtttcttcttttagctCCTCATGTCTGCTCTCCTGTCTTATCTTTTTGTCATATCAGAGAAACCATTCACTTCAATtaatataaggaaaatattaatttaaaatacaaaaataatgtACTGACCACTCATGTAGGCTGGTTTCCCTTTAGAGAGAACCTTGTTTACTGGTAACAATTCAAAAGAATACAAATAGTGGGTCTGGGAAGTAACTGAATGGCTAACATTATGTATATCACTCAAATTCAGCTGCACATTCTAGAAGGAAGTGCATTTTCTAATGAGGAGAATCTGGGCATGATCACCCTGGTTGGACTCACttgcacacacccatgtactatttcctcagTTTGTCCTTCATTGGTCTCTGTTATTTCACTGTCATTACCTccaaaatgctggtgaactttgtGACAGAGAAGAATAGAATCTCCCACCCTGAATGCATGCCTCAGCTCTacctctttgtcttttttattatatcaGAAAGTCATATGTTGGCTGTGATGGCATATTTAGTTCTCTATGACTAAATGTAAAACTCAGTCATTCCCCAAACACTATGTGCTGCATACTATTGCATAACTTGTCATGGTCCATGATCTTGGGGCTTTTGTTCTGGAGGAGCAAGGCTGGAGAATGGAAATCTTGCATGGTATTTAGACCGTGTTGTCCTTGCATGTCTTAGGCAGGTTTTCTTAGTGTATTTTGCACTCACTTTCAAACAGATCTTTTATCACTCCAACAATGCcttaaggaaaccctagtggtgcagtggttaagtgctacgtctgttaaccaaaaggtcggtagttcaaatatgccaggtgctccatgaaaactctatggggcagttctaccctgtttcatagggtcactatgagttggaatcgactggatggcagcaggttttgttttgtttgtttgatggCATTAAAGACCAAAGCAAAAAGAATGTGCGCATCTCTGAGATGCAAGTTGTGAAAAAAGTTGATGAGTTCCTGACACGGGATACTGTGATGACTGTTCAATATTCAAAAGAAAGAGATCTAAAAGATATCATCAAAGATTGATGGTGTATCAAAAGCAAGGAAACGCGTTTGAGAAAAGAACTAATATGAGGGTGATATTACTAGTTATTATAGAATGATATTATTCAGTGTTTACCATGTGATTAGCACTGTCCAGGTACCTCATAAATAACATTTGATATATTTTCCCAGCAACCCTATACGGTAGGAGcttattattctcatttcatagatgaaaaaactgaaactgGAGAGACTTAAGTGAATTGTTCATGGTGACTCTGtggatttttaatataaaagtcaAGGATGGCTTGCTAATAGTACAGATAAATTTGATATACTGATAGGAaattaaagtaataataaaagaCTTGGACTAATACTGATAACTTCCGGGGGTACCATTCTCCTAAAAGAAAAGCCTGTTGCAAAATACACGCTAGATTCAAAGAACATAAGAGCTGGAAAAATTGGGATAGCAGTAATTAATATTTTTGTGTTATTCCATTTAGACTAGCATCTGCCTAGATCCTACAGAGATGAGTCCtgcacttttcatttatccctgctGAGATTGCTGTATGAATGGTGGATGGATAAAGGGACATAACAAAGTTCACAATTTGAAATAAGTCAAAGTCATTATCTTTCCCAAATCGTCAATTCCATCTAAAATTCTCCTATTATAAGAGCAAGGTGTCATTTTGCCACTAAAATGTTCACTGAAGGTATTTGTGCTCTCACTGTGTAATAactgaaaacagtaaaaataaagtCAACTTTGCACCTTTTGTGGAGTCGTCTGCTttcatgttccaagatgtttcaaGTATAATACTAAGGCAAAGGTTATTATAAAGTAATCACATGCTTTCTACTTTGTGGATTATTGCTCAAATTAAAGTcatctaaaattttaaataattatattttgaaagttctttttttgtatgttaacAGGAAATCATTTCCTCTTGTTGAAGCTTCTTATCTATAGGAGTAGAGTTTACCCATGATTGTGAAGGAATCCTTCTAGAGTGAGGGCCTGCATAAGAATGTTGCAAAATCATGATTTTAAAAGTGATTTGTCTAGAGTTTAGTCACAGTACCAGGAAAAACTGCTTACCTTCTCAGCTACAcaattccttgacttgttctgaaAAATAAAGTGAGATTTCCAATCATTAAAAGTGTTGCTAGCTTATTAgatatgcttctgaaaaaactaaaaaatgtttTAGGGATTGGTAAATGCTACAATTTCAACCTTTTATGGTGTTTATGTTTACTGGGTTTAAGGTGTTGTATCCCTGCAGAGCTTCATTTTGAGATACCATGAAGGCATTGACATGATGAACACAA
Proteins encoded:
- the LOC100670762 gene encoding putative olfactory receptor 8G2 isoform X1, translating into MAAGNHSTVTEFLLAGLTEKQELQLPLFLFFLGVYVVTALAKLGMITLIGLSSHLHTPMYYFLSSFSFTDLCCSTVITPKMLVNFVTEKNSISYLECMTQLYLFAFFIISEGSMLAVMAYDRYVAICSLLLYNVTMSYQVCSWLVVEVYMMGLIGATAHTFCMLKVVFCKAKITNHYFSDLFPLLELSCSSTYINEGVIFCFSTFNILASILTILASYVSIIASILLICSTVGRSKAFSTCSSHITAVTIFYGSAVFMYLQPSSVCSLNQGKVLYHYFYFIFYVLLLYFIPLLCQC
- the LOC100670762 gene encoding olfactory receptor 8G50-like isoform X2 yields the protein MAAGNHSTVTEFLLAGLTEKQELQLPLFLFFLGVYVVTALAKLGMITLIGLSSHLHTPMYYFLSSFSFTDLCCSTVITPKMLVNFVTEKNSISYLECMTQLYLFAFFIISEGSMLAVMAYDRYVAICSLLLYNVTMSYQVCSWLVVEVYMMGLIGATAHTFCMLKVVFCKAKITNHYFSDLFPLLELSCSSTYINEGVIFCFSTFNILASILTILASYVSIIASILLICSTVGRSKAFSTCSSHITAVTIFYGSAVFMYLQPSSVCSLNQGKVIIIFYTIIVPMLNSLIYSLRNKDVKVALNKIIEKRLFCNGKDL